A stretch of Porites lutea chromosome 5, jaPorLute2.1, whole genome shotgun sequence DNA encodes these proteins:
- the LOC140938793 gene encoding integrator complex subunit 14-like, giving the protein MPTVVLLDVSLSMLRLVQTPDEALVERRHLAIRGLHTFFDHLSSKFKLEFSALLAFSSLWEIVVPFTRDYQSLKQGCVTVDVYDKTCYDNGFSGVVGHVLEEWGTSVPCQVILVTDGRTGSGQGSLRDLLEGKRRDDSDQPSPFPLPFPCKIHVVCIATANELGSDLMLFQRLCDSAGAGGSVYVPDTPLSVQSVQNVFMRLAQTHFINYEGTLSCGHLQSKVTLSPPPDLTSLLERSKTAKGQEKNRRLPSELSICGFLDVADAGSPPHISRHLVIPVPLSSADAKDKEGGKDAVKDSEEDGKTPSFCVLLHGSLKVEKMVAIVSFDSDWFGMLHSWADSKKKSNLVLTIFRPGGSISWLGNMQKLGPAAELDPNPYHSMHNDEAETTPFPVMPNQRRSYNSQANVVWIKPSGLQSDVQKLLRYAKRLPDKQVQFYKELNRLRRAALCYSYLGLLDVLANMLDKECHKATPKVANHLRYASECLRAGPSMDLNKPITPLQE; this is encoded by the exons ATGCCGACGGTTGTGCTCCTCGATGTTTCACTTTCAATGCTGCGGCTTGTCCAGACGCCAGACGAAGCTCTTGTTGAGCGTAGACATCTAGCCATCCGTGGCCTTCACACCTTTTTCGATCACTTGTCCAGCAAGTTTAAGTTAGAATTTTCTGCCTTGTTAGCTTTTTCGTCGCTATGGGAGATCGTTGTGCCATTCACGCGAGATTATCAGTCTTTGAAGCAAGGTTGTGTTACGGTGGATGTGTATGACAAGACTTGTTATGATAACGGATTCAGCGGTGTTGTTGGCCATGTTTTAGAGGAATGGGGCACATCGGTTCCCTGTCAAGTCATTTTGGTCACCGATGGACGCACAGGGTCAGGGCAAGGCTCTCTCAGAGACCTTCTGGAAGGAAAGAGAAGGGACGATTCCGACCAACCAAGTCCTTTTCCTCTACCCTTTCCCTGTAAAATACACGTGGTCTGCATTGCAACGGCTAATGAATTAGGGTCAGATTTAATGCTGTTTCAAAGGCTTTGTGATTCAGCTGGTGCAGGGGGTAGTGTGTATGTGCCAGACACACCATTAAGTGTCCAATCAGTTCAGAATGTGTTCATGCGCCTTGCACAGACACACTTCATTAACTATGAGGGAACCCTATCTTGCGGACATTTGCAGTCCAAAGTTACGTTATCTCCACCACCAGACTTGACAAGCCTACTTGAAAGATCTAAAACAGCCAAAGGTCAGGAGAAAAACAGGAGGTTGCCGAGTGAATTATCCATATGTGGTTTTCTTGATGTGGCAGATGCTGGTAGTCCCCCACATATATCACGACATCTTGTCATACCAGTGCCTTTGTCCTCAGCGGATGCTAAGGATAAAGAAGGGGGAAAAGACGCTGTGAAAGACAGTGAAGAGGATGGGAAGACACCCTCCTTTTGTGTACTTCTGCATGGAAGTCTGAAAGTGGAGAAGATGGTGGCTATTGTTTCATTTGA cTCTGACTGGTTTGGGATGCTTCACTCCTGGGCAGACAGCAAGAAGAAATCCAACCTAGTGTTAACAATTTTTAGGCCTGGAGGGAGCATTTCATGGCTTGGAAACATGCAGAAACTGGGCCCTGCGGCAGAGCTTGATCCCAATCCATATCACTCAATGCATAATGATGAGGCAGAGACCACGCCCTTTCCAGTGATGCCAAACCAAAGACGTAGTTATAATTCACAAGCCAATGTAGTTTGGATTAAGCCCAGTGGATTACAG TCTGATGTCCAAAAGCTGTTGCGTTATGCTAAGAGGCTTCCGGACAAACAAGTACAGTTCTACAAG GAGCTGAACAGACTGCGGAGAGCTGCCTTGTGTTACAGCTATCTGGGTCTGCTTGATGTGCTGGCGAACATGTTAGACAAAGAGTGTCATAAAGCCACTCCCAAAGTAGCCAATCATTTGCGGTATGCATCGGAATGTCTTCGGGCTGGACCTAGCATGGATCTTAACAAGCCCATCACCCCTTTACAGGAGTAG